A stretch of the Ptychodera flava strain L36383 chromosome 18, AS_Pfla_20210202, whole genome shotgun sequence genome encodes the following:
- the LOC139116771 gene encoding KAT8 regulatory NSL complex subunit 1-like isoform X4: MAAMAPALTEAAAQPRSFKLPPTTPSTEHEGAQATSRDSPDSGHPNGSLTSAFNQQSLVGCRDLIQVHNQNGNTNNYLSSSTRANPRTLCANFDPQKLRKNLMGEAFNSSIQLLNGNSTIHHSNTMNNNSSKTQIGSQSPLKCNVPISPTLQTTTMSPQTPTIGTVTTSGSLASPSPTGTDTETENRSDDELSPSPVDRNVTMENEIPSELPTVSENKEEVNSNHNNNQSEQLDEVVISGKIEESSLKQQQLSRRALRLLRRLRRLQYKQVDSHSHQQMGGLVEHQNQQIIAANELLETNGNNADTVEPATANVPKYDGATTETPTLLGLVQQLEKENTALQNSSLSRKMPNRTNGNQSTNPSKRFRRDVRDTSNLLKAGVRHLQSCIDSDATESSSGESCDEEEGSCSEKGHTHVPVHRRALWKWAVDRAAVASRWTWLQAQVSDLEYRIRQQTDIYRQIRATKGIISLGEQSPPDDLMKLRTSRLARKLSPIEAKIAKLESRNDLSPSNLSTLISNVDRQTAKLNQSLQNLYSPLQKGMARSPIQSMANSPIRGKLPGTKPVNGYVESPQLSNDSSSDCELGDPANKRIRIDSSKGIASPPDISCTAARTRPIRTYRKRKLLRTSNIHQMSRKAQKLSSVRCGCCTPITPCVMCGGRYNNTQTVDQDLMPLSERVSLLDYSFHPVLSFEQDMPLSVHFERLLKSGDWQNRQASKSPLKKKSSHLSQSQQARRASQKLAKSAAAALLTSAKMRSNRADGKSLARSHSHPSSAPNTPKNSGVESNRLCRTDVKKRRAAQLAMIALKKNRNRCLSLPTLHSSKPTSSPTTPNSVSTTNKEGSQSMLSASMPANSLQAYMKKRRGESAFDINNIVIPYSMAASTRVEKLNYKEIVTPKWRILEQYDQRAENADKEDKVINNMKVEENEQEFEDLSDELIAERHAICEVNERRRYLGFVQNNKRGRSRTNSGSGTPEPWSPDSQQNENSLPSRTSATPSPLNTPNESKLKNSESIRRRASSEKVSAQAKSGKQHETHAKMDKDKVLSPLEKSHSSKSLDSVGDDADDWFIVLPWDARIFPLSEQEVAAMEGNSPPPSPKQSAAVKSETKMATRASTPELTNSTKPSEGSSRVTTPDFENESASDDDIEDPNDPEWTVITPDRGNGHKPTIVLKLAKR; encoded by the exons ATGGCTGCGATGGCGCCCGCGCTCACTGAAGCAGCGGCCCAGCCTCGCAGTTTTAAACTCCCGCCGACAACTCCGTCTACGGAACACGAGGGAGCCCAAGCCACAAGTCGTGACAGTCCCGATTCTGGTCACCCCAATGGTAGCCTGACGTCTGCCTTCAATCAACAGAGTCTGGTAGGTTGTCGTGATCTAATTCAAGTTCACAATCAGAACGGTAACACAAATAACTATCTCTCCTCGTCAACACGTGCGAATCCAAGGACACTGTGTGCCAACTTCGACCCTCAGAAGCTTCGGAAAAATCTGATGGGTGAAGCGTTCAATTCGTCCATTCAGTTATTGAATGGCAATTCAACAATTCACCACTCGAATACCATGAATAATAATTCTTCCAAAACTCAAATAGGATCTCAGAGTCCATTAAAGTGTAACGTACCCATTTCACCCACTCTGCAAACTACTACTATGTCACCCCAGACCCCAACAATAGGAACAGTGACCACATCAGGGTCTCTTGCAAGCCCCAGCCCTACGGGAACGGACACTGAGACTGAAAATCGTAGCGATGACGAACTTTCCCCGTCGCCTGTCGACCGaaatgttaccatggaaaatgAAATTCCTTCTGAGTTACCAACTGTATCGGAAAATAAGGAGGAGGTAAATTCTAACCATAACAACAACCAATCAGAACAACTTGATGAAGTTGTGATCTCAGGTAAAATTGAGGAGTCATCcctgaaacaacaacaactgagCAGACGGGCACTGAGGTTGCTTAGACGTCTTAGACGATTGCAGTACAAGCAGGTGGACAGTCATTCACATCAGCAAATGGGAGGCCTTGTTGAAcatcaaaaccaacagataATAGCAGCCAACGAGCTGCTTGAAACAAATGGCAATAATGCAGATACAGTTGAACCAGCTACAGCGAATGTACCAAAGTATGATGGGGCAACAACTGAGACGCCTACATTACTTGGGCTTGTACAGCAACTGGAAAAAGAAAACACTGCCCTTCAGAATTCCAGCCTGTCCCGGAAAATGCCTAACAGAACTAATGGAAACCAGTCAACCAATCCTAGCAAGAGATTTCGGAGAGATGTGAGGGACACATCAAATCTTTTGAAAGCCGGAGTGAGACACTTGCAAAGCTGTATAGACTCTGATGCAACGGAAAGCAGTTCTGGAGAGAGTTGTGATGAAGAGGAGGGGTCTTGCAGTGAGAAGGGTCATACCCATGTACCAGT CCATAGGAGAGCTCTATGGAAGTGGGCAGTAGACAGGGCAGCAGTAGCAAGCAGGTGGACGTGGCTCCAGGCGCAAGTCTCTGACTTGGAATACAGAATAAGGCAACAGACTGACATATACAGACAAATACGAGCAACAAAGGGTATTATCTCTCTGGGCGAGCAGTCACCCCCTGACGATCTCATGAAACTTAGGACTAGTCGGCTGGCGAGGAAGTTGTCACCGATtgaggcaaaaattgccaaacTGGAAAGTCGAAACGACCTGTCACCGTCCAATCTGTCAACTCTCATTAGCAATGTGGATAGGCAGACAGCAAAATTGAATCAGTCACTACAGAACTTGTACTCACCGCTGCAAAAGGGCATGGCAAGGTCACCGATACAGAGCATGGCAAATTCTCCCATAAGGGGGAAATTACCAGGAACAAAGCCAGTGAACGGATATGTAGAGAGCCCCCAACTCTCAAACGACTCCTCGTCTGATTGTGAGTTGGGGGACCCAGCAAACAAGAGGATTAGAATTGACTCCAGTAAAGGCATTGCATCGCCGCCTGACATCAGCTGTACAGCTGCAAGGACGAGACCTATACGAACATACAGAAAGCGCAAACTACTTCGTACATCTAACATCCATCAAATGAGTCGGAAGGCACAAAAGTTGTCGTCTGTGAGGTGTGGTTGTTGCACACCCATCACGCCATGTGTGATGTGTGGAGGACGGTACAACAATACACAGACTGTAGATCAAGATTTGATGCCACTTAGTGAAAGAGTATCTCTTCTGGACTACTCCTTCCATCCTGTTCTTTCATTTGAACAAG ATATGCCTCTCTCTGTACACTTTGAAAGACTTTTGAAAAGTGGAGACTGGCAGAACAGACAAGCTTCAAAGTCACCTTTGAAAAA GAAATCATCACATCTTAGTCAAAGTCAGCAAGCAAGGAGGGCTAGTCAGAAACTGGCCAAGAGTGCAGCTGCGGCCTTGCTGACCTCGGCCAAGATGAGGAGTAACAGAGCGGATGGAAAGTCATTGGCGCGATCCCATTCACACCCGTCATCGGCGCCAAACACTCCCAAAAATTCTGGTGTGGAATCAAACAGACTTTGTCGAACTGATGTCAAGAAACGCAGAGCAGCACAGCTTGCCATGA TTGCTCTGAAGAAGAATCGCAACAGATGCCTGTCACTGCCAACCCTACACAGCAGCAAGCCAACATCGTCACCAACAACACCAAACTCTGTCTCAACCACCAACAAGGAGGGTTCCCAGTCGATGCTCTCTGCATCCATGCCAGCCAACTCCTTGCAGGCCTACATGAAGAAACGACGGGGAGAGAGTGCGTTTGACATCAACAACATCGTTATACCGTACTCCATGGCTGCATCTACGAGAGTGGAAAAACTGAACTACAAGGAAATCGTGACGCCCAAGTGGCGGATACTTGAACAGTATGACCAACGAGCTGAAAATGCTGACAAGGAAGACAAGGTCATCAACAACATGAAGGTCGAAGAGAACGAACAAGAA TTTGAGGATTTGTCAGATGAACTCATTGCTGAACGTCATGCCATATGTGAAGTCAATGAACGTCGGCGATACCTTGGCTTTGTTCAGAACAACAAACGCGGACGTTCTCGTACGAACAGTGGCAGTGGAACCCCAGAACCTTGGTCTCCTGACAGTCAACAAAATGAAAACTCTCTGCCCAGTCGAACAAGTGCAACACCCTCGCCCCTAAATACACCAAACGAGAGTAAATTGAAGAACTCTGAATCTATACGACGACGGGCGTCATCCGAAAAAGTGTCGGCTCAAGCAAAGTCGGGAAAACAACATGAGACACATGCAAAGATGGATAAAGATAAAGTACTGTCACCACTTGAAAAGTCACATTCATCAAAAAGCCTGGATTCTGTCGGTGATGATGCGGATGATTGGTTTATTGTCTTGCCATGGGACGCACGAATATTCCCACTGTCTGAGCAGGAAGTAGCTGCAATGGAAGGCAACTCTCCACCACCTTCACCGAAACAGTCGGCAGCAGTCAAGTCAGAAACCAAGATGGCAACGAGAGCATCAACACCGGAACTGACTAACAGCACAAAACCATCAGAGGGTAGTAGTCGGGTAACCACGCCTGACTTCGAGAATGAGTCCGCTAGCGATGACGACATTGAGGATCCAAACGATCCCGAGTGGACGGTCATAACACCAGATAGAGGAAATGGGCACAAACCAACAATTGTTTTGAAGTTAGCAAAGAGGTGA
- the LOC139116771 gene encoding KAT8 regulatory NSL complex subunit 1-like isoform X1: MFSPLSLRLWCMAAMAPALTEAAAQPRSFKLPPTTPSTEHEGAQATSRDSPDSGHPNGSLTSAFNQQSLVGCRDLIQVHNQNGNTNNYLSSSTRANPRTLCANFDPQKLRKNLMGEAFNSSIQLLNGNSTIHHSNTMNNNSSKTQIGSQSPLKCNVPISPTLQTTTMSPQTPTIGTVTTSGSLASPSPTGTDTETENRSDDELSPSPVDRNVTMENEIPSELPTVSENKEEVNSNHNNNQSEQLDEVVISGKIEESSLKQQQLSRRALRLLRRLRRLQYKQVDSHSHQQMGGLVEHQNQQIIAANELLETNGNNADTVEPATANVPKYDGATTETPTLLGLVQQLEKENTALQNSSLSRKMPNRTNGNQSTNPSKRFRRDVRDTSNLLKAGVRHLQSCIDSDATESSSGESCDEEEGSCSEKGHTHVPVHRRALWKWAVDRAAVASRWTWLQAQVSDLEYRIRQQTDIYRQIRATKGIISLGEQSPPDDLMKLRTSRLARKLSPIEAKIAKLESRNDLSPSNLSTLISNVDRQTAKLNQSLQNLYSPLQKGMARSPIQSMANSPIRGKLPGTKPVNGYVESPQLSNDSSSDCELGDPANKRIRIDSSKGIASPPDISCTAARTRPIRTYRKRKLLRTSNIHQMSRKAQKLSSVRCGCCTPITPCVMCGGRYNNTQTVDQDLMPLSERVSLLDYSFHPVLSFEQDMPLSVHFERLLKSGDWQNRQASKSPLKKKSSHLSQSQQARRASQKLAKSAAAALLTSAKMRSNRADGKSLARSHSHPSSAPNTPKNSGVESNRLCRTDVKKRRAAQLAMIPSVAVALKKNRNRCLSLPTLHSSKPTSSPTTPNSVSTTNKEGSQSMLSASMPANSLQAYMKKRRGESAFDINNIVIPYSMAASTRVEKLNYKEIVTPKWRILEQYDQRAENADKEDKVINNMKVEENEQEFEDLSDELIAERHAICEVNERRRYLGFVQNNKRGRSRTNSGSGTPEPWSPDSQQNENSLPSRTSATPSPLNTPNESKLKNSESIRRRASSEKVSAQAKSGKQHETHAKMDKDKVLSPLEKSHSSKSLDSVGDDADDWFIVLPWDARIFPLSEQEVAAMEGNSPPPSPKQSAAVKSETKMATRASTPELTNSTKPSEGSSRVTTPDFENESASDDDIEDPNDPEWTVITPDRGNGHKPTIVLKLAKR; the protein is encoded by the exons atgttttctcCGTTGTCGTTGAGGCTATGGTGCATGGCTGCGATGGCGCCCGCGCTCACTGAAGCAGCGGCCCAGCCTCGCAGTTTTAAACTCCCGCCGACAACTCCGTCTACGGAACACGAGGGAGCCCAAGCCACAAGTCGTGACAGTCCCGATTCTGGTCACCCCAATGGTAGCCTGACGTCTGCCTTCAATCAACAGAGTCTGGTAGGTTGTCGTGATCTAATTCAAGTTCACAATCAGAACGGTAACACAAATAACTATCTCTCCTCGTCAACACGTGCGAATCCAAGGACACTGTGTGCCAACTTCGACCCTCAGAAGCTTCGGAAAAATCTGATGGGTGAAGCGTTCAATTCGTCCATTCAGTTATTGAATGGCAATTCAACAATTCACCACTCGAATACCATGAATAATAATTCTTCCAAAACTCAAATAGGATCTCAGAGTCCATTAAAGTGTAACGTACCCATTTCACCCACTCTGCAAACTACTACTATGTCACCCCAGACCCCAACAATAGGAACAGTGACCACATCAGGGTCTCTTGCAAGCCCCAGCCCTACGGGAACGGACACTGAGACTGAAAATCGTAGCGATGACGAACTTTCCCCGTCGCCTGTCGACCGaaatgttaccatggaaaatgAAATTCCTTCTGAGTTACCAACTGTATCGGAAAATAAGGAGGAGGTAAATTCTAACCATAACAACAACCAATCAGAACAACTTGATGAAGTTGTGATCTCAGGTAAAATTGAGGAGTCATCcctgaaacaacaacaactgagCAGACGGGCACTGAGGTTGCTTAGACGTCTTAGACGATTGCAGTACAAGCAGGTGGACAGTCATTCACATCAGCAAATGGGAGGCCTTGTTGAAcatcaaaaccaacagataATAGCAGCCAACGAGCTGCTTGAAACAAATGGCAATAATGCAGATACAGTTGAACCAGCTACAGCGAATGTACCAAAGTATGATGGGGCAACAACTGAGACGCCTACATTACTTGGGCTTGTACAGCAACTGGAAAAAGAAAACACTGCCCTTCAGAATTCCAGCCTGTCCCGGAAAATGCCTAACAGAACTAATGGAAACCAGTCAACCAATCCTAGCAAGAGATTTCGGAGAGATGTGAGGGACACATCAAATCTTTTGAAAGCCGGAGTGAGACACTTGCAAAGCTGTATAGACTCTGATGCAACGGAAAGCAGTTCTGGAGAGAGTTGTGATGAAGAGGAGGGGTCTTGCAGTGAGAAGGGTCATACCCATGTACCAGT CCATAGGAGAGCTCTATGGAAGTGGGCAGTAGACAGGGCAGCAGTAGCAAGCAGGTGGACGTGGCTCCAGGCGCAAGTCTCTGACTTGGAATACAGAATAAGGCAACAGACTGACATATACAGACAAATACGAGCAACAAAGGGTATTATCTCTCTGGGCGAGCAGTCACCCCCTGACGATCTCATGAAACTTAGGACTAGTCGGCTGGCGAGGAAGTTGTCACCGATtgaggcaaaaattgccaaacTGGAAAGTCGAAACGACCTGTCACCGTCCAATCTGTCAACTCTCATTAGCAATGTGGATAGGCAGACAGCAAAATTGAATCAGTCACTACAGAACTTGTACTCACCGCTGCAAAAGGGCATGGCAAGGTCACCGATACAGAGCATGGCAAATTCTCCCATAAGGGGGAAATTACCAGGAACAAAGCCAGTGAACGGATATGTAGAGAGCCCCCAACTCTCAAACGACTCCTCGTCTGATTGTGAGTTGGGGGACCCAGCAAACAAGAGGATTAGAATTGACTCCAGTAAAGGCATTGCATCGCCGCCTGACATCAGCTGTACAGCTGCAAGGACGAGACCTATACGAACATACAGAAAGCGCAAACTACTTCGTACATCTAACATCCATCAAATGAGTCGGAAGGCACAAAAGTTGTCGTCTGTGAGGTGTGGTTGTTGCACACCCATCACGCCATGTGTGATGTGTGGAGGACGGTACAACAATACACAGACTGTAGATCAAGATTTGATGCCACTTAGTGAAAGAGTATCTCTTCTGGACTACTCCTTCCATCCTGTTCTTTCATTTGAACAAG ATATGCCTCTCTCTGTACACTTTGAAAGACTTTTGAAAAGTGGAGACTGGCAGAACAGACAAGCTTCAAAGTCACCTTTGAAAAA GAAATCATCACATCTTAGTCAAAGTCAGCAAGCAAGGAGGGCTAGTCAGAAACTGGCCAAGAGTGCAGCTGCGGCCTTGCTGACCTCGGCCAAGATGAGGAGTAACAGAGCGGATGGAAAGTCATTGGCGCGATCCCATTCACACCCGTCATCGGCGCCAAACACTCCCAAAAATTCTGGTGTGGAATCAAACAGACTTTGTCGAACTGATGTCAAGAAACGCAGAGCAGCACAGCTTGCCATGA TTCCCTCTGTTGCAGTTGCTCTGAAGAAGAATCGCAACAGATGCCTGTCACTGCCAACCCTACACAGCAGCAAGCCAACATCGTCACCAACAACACCAAACTCTGTCTCAACCACCAACAAGGAGGGTTCCCAGTCGATGCTCTCTGCATCCATGCCAGCCAACTCCTTGCAGGCCTACATGAAGAAACGACGGGGAGAGAGTGCGTTTGACATCAACAACATCGTTATACCGTACTCCATGGCTGCATCTACGAGAGTGGAAAAACTGAACTACAAGGAAATCGTGACGCCCAAGTGGCGGATACTTGAACAGTATGACCAACGAGCTGAAAATGCTGACAAGGAAGACAAGGTCATCAACAACATGAAGGTCGAAGAGAACGAACAAGAA TTTGAGGATTTGTCAGATGAACTCATTGCTGAACGTCATGCCATATGTGAAGTCAATGAACGTCGGCGATACCTTGGCTTTGTTCAGAACAACAAACGCGGACGTTCTCGTACGAACAGTGGCAGTGGAACCCCAGAACCTTGGTCTCCTGACAGTCAACAAAATGAAAACTCTCTGCCCAGTCGAACAAGTGCAACACCCTCGCCCCTAAATACACCAAACGAGAGTAAATTGAAGAACTCTGAATCTATACGACGACGGGCGTCATCCGAAAAAGTGTCGGCTCAAGCAAAGTCGGGAAAACAACATGAGACACATGCAAAGATGGATAAAGATAAAGTACTGTCACCACTTGAAAAGTCACATTCATCAAAAAGCCTGGATTCTGTCGGTGATGATGCGGATGATTGGTTTATTGTCTTGCCATGGGACGCACGAATATTCCCACTGTCTGAGCAGGAAGTAGCTGCAATGGAAGGCAACTCTCCACCACCTTCACCGAAACAGTCGGCAGCAGTCAAGTCAGAAACCAAGATGGCAACGAGAGCATCAACACCGGAACTGACTAACAGCACAAAACCATCAGAGGGTAGTAGTCGGGTAACCACGCCTGACTTCGAGAATGAGTCCGCTAGCGATGACGACATTGAGGATCCAAACGATCCCGAGTGGACGGTCATAACACCAGATAGAGGAAATGGGCACAAACCAACAATTGTTTTGAAGTTAGCAAAGAGGTGA
- the LOC139116771 gene encoding KAT8 regulatory NSL complex subunit 1-like isoform X3, translating into MFSPLSLRLWCMAAMAPALTEAAAQPRSFKLPPTTPSTEHEGAQATSRDSPDSGHPNGSLTSAFNQQSLVGCRDLIQVHNQNGNTNNYLSSSTRANPRTLCANFDPQKLRKNLMGEAFNSSIQLLNGNSTIHHSNTMNNNSSKTQIGSQSPLKCNVPISPTLQTTTMSPQTPTIGTVTTSGSLASPSPTGTDTETENRSDDELSPSPVDRNVTMENEIPSELPTVSENKEEVNSNHNNNQSEQLDEVVISGKIEESSLKQQQLSRRALRLLRRLRRLQYKQVDSHSHQQMGGLVEHQNQQIIAANELLETNGNNADTVEPATANVPKYDGATTETPTLLGLVQQLEKENTALQNSSLSRKMPNRTNGNQSTNPSKRFRRDVRDTSNLLKAGVRHLQSCIDSDATESSSGESCDEEEGSCSEKGHTHVPVHRRALWKWAVDRAAVASRWTWLQAQVSDLEYRIRQQTDIYRQIRATKGIISLGEQSPPDDLMKLRTSRLARKLSPIEAKIAKLESRNDLSPSNLSTLISNVDRQTAKLNQSLQNLYSPLQKGMARSPIQSMANSPIRGKLPGTKPVNGYVESPQLSNDSSSDCELGDPANKRIRIDSSKGIASPPDISCTAARTRPIRTYRKRKLLRTSNIHQMSRKAQKLSSVRCGCCTPITPCVMCGGRYNNTQTVDQDLMPLSERVSLLDYSFHPVLSFEQDMPLSVHFERLLKSGDWQNRQASKSPLKKKSSHLSQSQQARRASQKLAKSAAAALLTSAKMRSNRADGKSLARSHSHPSSAPNTPKNSGVESNRLCRTDVKKRRAAQLAMIALKKNRNRCLSLPTLHSSKPTSSPTTPNSVSTTNKEGSQSMLSASMPANSLQAYMKKRRGESAFDINNIVIPYSMAASTRVEKLNYKEIVTPKWRILEQYDQRAENADKEDKVINNMKVEENEQEFEDLSDELIAERHAICEVNERRRYLGFVQNNKRGRSRTNSGSGTPEPWSPDSQQNENSLPSRTSATPSPLNTPNESKLKNSESIRRRASSEKVSAQAKSGKQHETHAKMDKDKVLSPLEKSHSSKSLDSVGDDADDWFIVLPWDARIFPLSEQEVAAMEGNSPPPSPKQSAAVKSETKMATRASTPELTNSTKPSEGSSRVTTPDFENESASDDDIEDPNDPEWTVITPDRGNGHKPTIVLKLAKR; encoded by the exons atgttttctcCGTTGTCGTTGAGGCTATGGTGCATGGCTGCGATGGCGCCCGCGCTCACTGAAGCAGCGGCCCAGCCTCGCAGTTTTAAACTCCCGCCGACAACTCCGTCTACGGAACACGAGGGAGCCCAAGCCACAAGTCGTGACAGTCCCGATTCTGGTCACCCCAATGGTAGCCTGACGTCTGCCTTCAATCAACAGAGTCTGGTAGGTTGTCGTGATCTAATTCAAGTTCACAATCAGAACGGTAACACAAATAACTATCTCTCCTCGTCAACACGTGCGAATCCAAGGACACTGTGTGCCAACTTCGACCCTCAGAAGCTTCGGAAAAATCTGATGGGTGAAGCGTTCAATTCGTCCATTCAGTTATTGAATGGCAATTCAACAATTCACCACTCGAATACCATGAATAATAATTCTTCCAAAACTCAAATAGGATCTCAGAGTCCATTAAAGTGTAACGTACCCATTTCACCCACTCTGCAAACTACTACTATGTCACCCCAGACCCCAACAATAGGAACAGTGACCACATCAGGGTCTCTTGCAAGCCCCAGCCCTACGGGAACGGACACTGAGACTGAAAATCGTAGCGATGACGAACTTTCCCCGTCGCCTGTCGACCGaaatgttaccatggaaaatgAAATTCCTTCTGAGTTACCAACTGTATCGGAAAATAAGGAGGAGGTAAATTCTAACCATAACAACAACCAATCAGAACAACTTGATGAAGTTGTGATCTCAGGTAAAATTGAGGAGTCATCcctgaaacaacaacaactgagCAGACGGGCACTGAGGTTGCTTAGACGTCTTAGACGATTGCAGTACAAGCAGGTGGACAGTCATTCACATCAGCAAATGGGAGGCCTTGTTGAAcatcaaaaccaacagataATAGCAGCCAACGAGCTGCTTGAAACAAATGGCAATAATGCAGATACAGTTGAACCAGCTACAGCGAATGTACCAAAGTATGATGGGGCAACAACTGAGACGCCTACATTACTTGGGCTTGTACAGCAACTGGAAAAAGAAAACACTGCCCTTCAGAATTCCAGCCTGTCCCGGAAAATGCCTAACAGAACTAATGGAAACCAGTCAACCAATCCTAGCAAGAGATTTCGGAGAGATGTGAGGGACACATCAAATCTTTTGAAAGCCGGAGTGAGACACTTGCAAAGCTGTATAGACTCTGATGCAACGGAAAGCAGTTCTGGAGAGAGTTGTGATGAAGAGGAGGGGTCTTGCAGTGAGAAGGGTCATACCCATGTACCAGT CCATAGGAGAGCTCTATGGAAGTGGGCAGTAGACAGGGCAGCAGTAGCAAGCAGGTGGACGTGGCTCCAGGCGCAAGTCTCTGACTTGGAATACAGAATAAGGCAACAGACTGACATATACAGACAAATACGAGCAACAAAGGGTATTATCTCTCTGGGCGAGCAGTCACCCCCTGACGATCTCATGAAACTTAGGACTAGTCGGCTGGCGAGGAAGTTGTCACCGATtgaggcaaaaattgccaaacTGGAAAGTCGAAACGACCTGTCACCGTCCAATCTGTCAACTCTCATTAGCAATGTGGATAGGCAGACAGCAAAATTGAATCAGTCACTACAGAACTTGTACTCACCGCTGCAAAAGGGCATGGCAAGGTCACCGATACAGAGCATGGCAAATTCTCCCATAAGGGGGAAATTACCAGGAACAAAGCCAGTGAACGGATATGTAGAGAGCCCCCAACTCTCAAACGACTCCTCGTCTGATTGTGAGTTGGGGGACCCAGCAAACAAGAGGATTAGAATTGACTCCAGTAAAGGCATTGCATCGCCGCCTGACATCAGCTGTACAGCTGCAAGGACGAGACCTATACGAACATACAGAAAGCGCAAACTACTTCGTACATCTAACATCCATCAAATGAGTCGGAAGGCACAAAAGTTGTCGTCTGTGAGGTGTGGTTGTTGCACACCCATCACGCCATGTGTGATGTGTGGAGGACGGTACAACAATACACAGACTGTAGATCAAGATTTGATGCCACTTAGTGAAAGAGTATCTCTTCTGGACTACTCCTTCCATCCTGTTCTTTCATTTGAACAAG ATATGCCTCTCTCTGTACACTTTGAAAGACTTTTGAAAAGTGGAGACTGGCAGAACAGACAAGCTTCAAAGTCACCTTTGAAAAA GAAATCATCACATCTTAGTCAAAGTCAGCAAGCAAGGAGGGCTAGTCAGAAACTGGCCAAGAGTGCAGCTGCGGCCTTGCTGACCTCGGCCAAGATGAGGAGTAACAGAGCGGATGGAAAGTCATTGGCGCGATCCCATTCACACCCGTCATCGGCGCCAAACACTCCCAAAAATTCTGGTGTGGAATCAAACAGACTTTGTCGAACTGATGTCAAGAAACGCAGAGCAGCACAGCTTGCCATGA TTGCTCTGAAGAAGAATCGCAACAGATGCCTGTCACTGCCAACCCTACACAGCAGCAAGCCAACATCGTCACCAACAACACCAAACTCTGTCTCAACCACCAACAAGGAGGGTTCCCAGTCGATGCTCTCTGCATCCATGCCAGCCAACTCCTTGCAGGCCTACATGAAGAAACGACGGGGAGAGAGTGCGTTTGACATCAACAACATCGTTATACCGTACTCCATGGCTGCATCTACGAGAGTGGAAAAACTGAACTACAAGGAAATCGTGACGCCCAAGTGGCGGATACTTGAACAGTATGACCAACGAGCTGAAAATGCTGACAAGGAAGACAAGGTCATCAACAACATGAAGGTCGAAGAGAACGAACAAGAA TTTGAGGATTTGTCAGATGAACTCATTGCTGAACGTCATGCCATATGTGAAGTCAATGAACGTCGGCGATACCTTGGCTTTGTTCAGAACAACAAACGCGGACGTTCTCGTACGAACAGTGGCAGTGGAACCCCAGAACCTTGGTCTCCTGACAGTCAACAAAATGAAAACTCTCTGCCCAGTCGAACAAGTGCAACACCCTCGCCCCTAAATACACCAAACGAGAGTAAATTGAAGAACTCTGAATCTATACGACGACGGGCGTCATCCGAAAAAGTGTCGGCTCAAGCAAAGTCGGGAAAACAACATGAGACACATGCAAAGATGGATAAAGATAAAGTACTGTCACCACTTGAAAAGTCACATTCATCAAAAAGCCTGGATTCTGTCGGTGATGATGCGGATGATTGGTTTATTGTCTTGCCATGGGACGCACGAATATTCCCACTGTCTGAGCAGGAAGTAGCTGCAATGGAAGGCAACTCTCCACCACCTTCACCGAAACAGTCGGCAGCAGTCAAGTCAGAAACCAAGATGGCAACGAGAGCATCAACACCGGAACTGACTAACAGCACAAAACCATCAGAGGGTAGTAGTCGGGTAACCACGCCTGACTTCGAGAATGAGTCCGCTAGCGATGACGACATTGAGGATCCAAACGATCCCGAGTGGACGGTCATAACACCAGATAGAGGAAATGGGCACAAACCAACAATTGTTTTGAAGTTAGCAAAGAGGTGA